One part of the Humulus lupulus chromosome 9, drHumLupu1.1, whole genome shotgun sequence genome encodes these proteins:
- the LOC133801045 gene encoding tetrahydroberberine oxidase-like encodes MKLRDSSIFPSVIVFMIIISLSSTTKAYATLHDYQYTKTNSIQCLSHHSSSNSSHNNDITKVVYSTTNSSYFSVLNFTIINPRFSSPSTPKPLFIITPLHESHVQAAVVCSRKHGVQIRIRSGGHDYEGLSYVSDVPFVVIDLINHRSITIDVEKRTAWVQAGATLGELYYEINVKSKTLAFPAGACPTIGVGGHISGGGYGSIFRKYGLAADNVIDAQIVDVEGRVLDRETMGEDLFWAIRGGGGASFGVILAWKVRLVPVPETVTVFAINRNLEHNVTKLVHRWQYIADKLHKDLLLAVRFQTVKVNSTQEGSYKKELQATFISVFLGRVDGLLDLMGKRFPELGLAREDCTEMSWIESALFVAGLPREQSPEILLDRTPQSRLSFKAKSDYVKEPIPEKGLEGIWERLYEEEIGRGVVIMSPYGGKMSEISESELPFGHRAGNLYKIQYLIYWEEEGNATVMEKHISWIRRLYYYMTQFVSKNPRSAYINYRDLDIGTNSNNGTASYAQASIWGVKYFGHNNFNRLVHVKTIVDPTNFFRNEQSIPPLRIEYSS; translated from the coding sequence atgAAGCTCAGAGACTCTTCAATCTTTCCGTCCGTGATTGTTTTCATGATTATTATCTCACTTTCTTCGACCACTAAAGCTTATGCAACACTTCATGATTATCAATATACCAAGACAAATTCTATCCAATGCCTCTCACATCATTCTTCTTCAAACTCCTCCCATAATAATGATATCACCAAGGTTGTTTACAGTACCACAAACTCTTCGTACTTCTCTGTTTTGAATTTCACTATAATAAACCCTAGATTTTCTTCTCCTTCTACACCAAAACCGCTTTTTATCATCACACCCCTCCATGAATCTCACGTCCAAGCTGCCGTGGTTTGTTCCAGAAAACATGGCGTGCAGATCAGAATAAGAAGCGGCGGCCACGACTACGAGGGCCTGTCCTACGTCTCCGACGTCCCATTTGTCGTAATCGATCTGATAAACCATCGGTCAATAACTATAGACGTTGAGAAAAGAACGGCTTGGGTTCAAGCTGGAGCTACCCTCGGCGAGCTTTACTATGAAATCAACGTGAAAAGTAAAACTCTAGCCTTTCCCGCCGGAGCTTGCCCTACAATAGGCGTTGGCGGCCACATAAGCGGCGGAGGTTATGGCTCAATCTTCAGAAAATATGGCCTTGCAGCGGATAATGTTATTGATGCTCAGATAGTTGACGTTGAGGGTAGAGTTCTCGATAGAGAAACTATGGGGGAAGATTTGTTTTGGGCCATACGCGGTGGCGGTGGAGCAAGCTTTGGAGTCATTCTTGCCTGGAAAGTTCGGTTAGTTCCGGTCCCGGAAACGGTGACAGTTTTCGCTATAAATAGGAACTTGGAACATAACGTTACCAAGCTTGTTCATAGGTGGCAATATATAGCAGACAAACTTCATAAAGATCTGCTCCTAGCTGTTAGATTTCAAACGGTGAAAGTGAATTCTACTCAAGAAGGGAGTTACAAAAAAGAGCTTCAAGCTACATTCATTTCGGTGTTCCTTGGTAGAGTTGATGGTCTTCTTGACTTGATGGGAAAAAGGTTCCCTGAGTTAGGTTTGGCGAGAGAAGATTGCACCGAAATGAGTTGGATTGAGTCTGCGCTCTTCGTTGCTGGACTCCCAAGGGAACAGTCTCCAGAGATTTTGCTTGACCGAACACCTCAATCTAGATTGTCTTTCAAGGCAAAATCAGATTATGTAAAGGAGCCGATTCCGGAGAAAGGGTTGGAAGGAATATGGGAAAGGTTGTACGAAGAAGAGATTGGTAGAGGTGTTGTTATCATGAGTCCTTACGGTGGGAAAATGAGTGAGATTTCGGAATCGGAGCTTCCATTTGGGCATAGAGCTGGGAACCTGTATAAAATTCAATACTTGATTTATTGGGAAGAAGAAGGGAATGCTACAGTAATGGAAAAGCACATAAGTTGGATTCGAAGACTTTACTATTACATGACTCAGTTTGTGTCCAAAAATCCGAGATCAGCTTATATCAATTATAGAGACCTTGATATTGGGACAAATAGCAACAACGGTACCGCAAGTTATGCACAAGCCAGCATTTGGGGAGTCAAATATTTCGGCCATAACAACTTCAATAGGTTGGTCCATGTCAAGACTATCGTTGATCCAACAAATTTCTTTAGAAATGAGCAAAGTATTCCTCCACTACGTATTGAGTATTCTAGTTAA